The sequence below is a genomic window from Bacteroidales bacterium.
AGTATTTATGTAATGAAAAATCTTCTACATCTGGTAAAGAAAGTATTCCGCAATTAAAAACTGAAATTAAACATAACATCACTTCTGACAAAATTACTCTTGATGTTTTACCAAACGAAGTAATAATAAGTATGTCTGGTGATTTTAAAGAATTTAAAGAAAATGCTAAATACAAAGAAATTATTAGTGAACTCACAAGTAAAGCATTTCAGTTAAGAGAAGTCCTTTTTAAAAGTGTCAAAGAAGGAAGCATCATTCTTACGCTTGAAATGGATGACGAGGATACTCAAAAGCTTATTGTTGCTTATAAAGAAGGAAGGTTGGAAAAATTTGGTGTATTTGACATAAAAGTAAAGAAACATACACATAACATTAAAGAGAAAAATGAATCTATAGGATCTCAAAAAAAGATTGCAGAATTAAATGACAAAATGGTTAAAGGATATATTGAACGACTTGAATATTCAAGATTTGAAAAATTAATTATTTTGATTTTTAATTTTTGCAAAGAATTTATTCACTTTCCATATTTCTTATTTGAAAAAGTAATTATATATGTATATTTATTACAAAATGATATAGAAAGTGCAATAAAGCATTATGAAAAAGCATTAAAGTTAATGCCTGGGAATACTAATATATATGAAAGCATAGCAATATTGTATGAGAAAAATAATAACATTATAAATGCAAAAGAGTATTATGAAAAAGCTATAATTGTTTCACCTCATAATGTTAAAATTCTAACTAATTTTGCTAATTTTCTTGAGAAAAATTTTAATGATAAAAAAAGAGCAATAAAATTATACGAAGAAGCTTTGAAAATAAAACCATTGTATCGTCCTGCAGTTATAGGTTTTTCTATTCTCTTCAAAGAAGAAACTAACAATATTTTACAAAAAAGAATCATTGTAAAACAAGAGGACCAGTTCAACACAAATTAACGAACTATTTTTCTATTACTTTTTTATCATATTACAAAACTCCAACATTGCATTATTTCACATAATAGTTTATAAGATATTTACCGAGAAATAGAAATTCAATAATTGGATTCTATTATTTTATAACCCGCTTGGAAAGAAATTCCGGCGGGTTATTTTTTTCTTGACAACTTCCCTATTTCTGTTATTTATTACTATATCCCTATTGACGATTATTTGTGTGGAGCTATTATCGGCACAGAATAAGTTTTTTAAACAAATAAATAACTAAAACCCTTGAAATATGAAAAAGAATAAAAAATCAAAAAAAGCTGTTAGCCCAAAGAAATCAAATATTGTGGCAAACAAGAAGAATCAGAAAACATCTCCGAAAATAAAAGCGGAAAACAAAAAGAAAGTTGATTATCCCGACTGGACAAAGCCCGATCATTTGCACGATAAGGATTGTAAGGATTTAAGAAGGTTTTATGAATTGTATTCTGAAAGGAAATTTGATGTTGCACTTAGCTTTGCCAGTGGACTTGACACCATTGTTCGAGATGAAATCCCTGTCGGTATTTGGGCAGAAATAGGCGGAGAACTCACTCCAAGCGGAGAAGAAGAATTGCAGAAAAATAAAAAGAAAACAAAAGATGAAAAGCAACCACCTACAAGCAATATCGCCAATTCAAAGTATTTATATATTTTGGAAAAAGGCACACTACAACGTTTACCCGATAGCTATTTCTATGATGACAAAGAAATAAATGAAGCGAAATTTTACAAAAAAAGCGATTTGGAAGAATTTGTTATTGAAAATTACAAAACGCTTTTCGGCGAAAACACTGTTATTATTGATAACACTAAAAGCACAAATGAATATTTTCCGAATGTGTTTTTGTTTGACTTCAAAGAACAGGAAAAGCCGAGAATTTATGTAATAGAAGTAAATGTTTCAGACGACAGCTTAGGACTTATTTATGCCCGTATTACTCATTTTATCGCTTCTTTGAAAAACAAGAATTATCAAAATGATTTTCTTGCCCTGCTTTGTAAAACAATTGATGCGGACAAAAAAGATAAAAAGGAATTACAGGCGAGATTAAAGGAAGAACAGGACATTTCCGGACTATTGTCGGAAATGCTTGATAACAGACCTGCGATATTGCTTGTAAAAGATAATGAAAATCCTGTTTTAGATTTAATGCAAGCTGTGTATGTTGAAACTTGGGGCAAGATGGTAAGACAAATTCTAATAAAGAAATATTATTGCGGTGATGATAAAATTTTCTCGGTAAATCAAGATTTTGCTGATATTTGGAAAGGCGAGAAAAATAAAAAGGAAGAAGTTGTGAAAATCACAGAAGAAGACCATTTGAATTCAGTATCAGAAAGCATAAGGAATGCTTACAGCGAGATTAAAACGGCTCTGCTTGAAACAGACAGCAGTTTGGAGTTTAACACTAAAAAGCACTACATTTCCGTGAGAAAAAACAAGAATCTTGCATTCTTTCATTTGCGAAAGAAAAACATCAATCTTGTTTTGATGAATCCGGAGGATGATACGAGAAAACAAATCAAGCATCATGAAATTAAAACTCTTCCTGCTTCGGTACAGAAATTTTGGAATGGGGCTTGTTGTGCGCTTGTTGTTGATAATACTGACAAATTAAATGAAGTTATCGGATTATTAAAAAAGGTTATTAAAAATGCGTAAAGCGATTTTTTCAATGTGCAAGCGGTTTTAATTAACATCAAGATGCCATCTTTTTAGGTGGCATTTTTCATACTGATTTTCATAAATATTTTTATATTTACCTGAAATTTTAATAACAATGGATAAAAAAAATAATAGGGTTGCTTTTCATGAGGCAGGTCATGCAATTGCTTGCATAATGTTAAATGTAAGATTTAAGGAGGTTTCAATCATTCCTGAAGAAGAAAAATCTCTCGGACATATATTATTATCAAATTTTAAACTACATTCTGATTATGACGACTCCGATAAAACTCGGTTAAAAGCAGAAAAATTCATTATGATTAGTCTATCGGGAGCAATAGCAGAAAGAAAATTCACAAAAAAAACTAATAATATTGGAGCGTATGATGATTATAAAAAGTGTATGGACATTGCAGGTAATTTATTTAATTCAATTAATGTCATGATATGTTTTATGAATTTTATGTTGGCTCAAACAAACTCATTATTTACTTGTGAAGATGAAAAAAATGCTGATACAGAAGCGTGGTTAAAAGTAAAATTATTAGCTAAGGAACTTATAAACTCTAAAATATTGAAATATCGTGATGTAATTTCTCTTTTAGAAAATAAATTTACTTATGTGTGATTTTTTAATCAATAATTCCCCGCCAGCACCTACGTCTTTGTTTTCCTCTTTACTTTGTAAAAGTGGAAAAATTTTTGTGTTTTTGTTATAATGTAATTATGAATCGCAAACTACCTCAAGCAGTAAAAGTTTGCCTTTGGTCTTATGATACAGATAAGATAAACCTATCTAATCCTAATGACCGCCATAGAATCATTCTCAATGTACTTAATCATGGTACAAAAAAAGCGGTAGAGTGGCTTTGGGAAAATTTCAGCAAGGAAGAAATCGCTGAAACTATTAAAAACAGTATTGCATCTGAATGGGACAGGAAATCCCTTAATTTTTGGTCTCTGATTTATCGTGCATCACCTACAAGAAAAAGCCGTTTCGAATGATATTGAACCGTAATTCAATAGTATTGATTTGATTATTTTGTAAATCCAATTTTTATCGGATAATTCCCCGTCAGCACCTCAGTCTTTGTTTTCCGCTTTCCCAAAGAAACCGATACAGGTATTCCTTCAATTTTTGTCGTATGCCATTTGTATTTTTTTGTATATTTCTCAATAAGTTCGGAAGGATAGGAACTTAAAATAAACTTCCCTTTTATTTTTGCCAGCGTTTTTAATAAATTTTCAAAATCTTGTTCAGTATAACCTTTGTAATGCCCCATGTCAGCATTAAAATATGGCGGGTCGCAATAAAAGAAAGTATCTTTACTGTCCCATAATTTAATTACTTTTAAAGCATCACAGTTCTCAATTTGGGTTTGTTCCAGACGTTTTGCATATTCTTCTGTAAAATTATTTCTTTTATTATTTAAACGACTTGCAGTTGAATTCTTCTGTAAATCGCATCTCCAAGTACCGCCTAACATTGATGCGAAGCTTTGATTTGCCAATGTCCATATAGCCCAAGCACGCCTAACTTCACTGAATAATTTTGGATATTTCATTACAACTTCTGCGTTTTCGTGTTCTTCCCTGCTGTGCAGTGTGGCTTTTATTTCTTTTGCCAGTTTCTTGTAATTCGTTTTAAGAATCCGGTAAAAGTTGATAAGCTCGCCGTTGGAATCGTTTATTATTTCAAGTTCGGCAGGAGGTTTGGCAAAAAACACCGCTCCACCGCCAAAAAACGGCTCACAGTAGGTTTTATGCGGAGGAATCATAGAAATGATGCGTTCGGCAAGTTTCTGCTTGCCTCCATAGTAAGTTAGAGGTGGCTTCATATAAGTTTTAAAAGTTCCTTTCTTTCTTTAACTGCTGTGTATAACTGAGCCCAGAAAGCGTAAGGAACTTTTGTGTTAAAGAACGGGTGTAATAATTTATATTTACCTATGAGATGTTTCTCTTTGTATTCGTTGATGTTTTCGTAAGTGATAATGCTTGTTTTCCAATCTCTTCTTTCAAGAGCTTCTTTCAGAATCATCAATTCATCAAAGCTTCCCGCCTCTTTCAATTCTTCTTCAAATAAATTAAGTTGAGCAAATGCAAGAGAATATGGTTTATCTTCAATGTTGTTTTTTGTCATTGATAAAAAATAATTAATTATAAATTAATGCCTTGTTTATATTCTTCCCAATCAAATGTGCATACCTTGTCATACTCCCCTGCAATCTTTTTGAGTTCTTTTTTTGTTCCTTGCAATTTTACTTTGAAATATGCTACTCCCATTAGGAAACTCTTTAAATCATAGTAATCAAATTTTATTTTTTTAACTTTTATATTTAATTTTTTATTCCTGATAACTTCTTTCATTATTTTTTTCATTTTAATATCTGCTATTTCTGGATTGTTGTTTAGCAAATCAAAAAGATGAGATTCATCCTCTTTCGGGTTTAGAACATAAATAACAAGTTCATCAAGAGAAATTGGAAACTCTACTTCAATTGTTATTGTTTTTTCTTTTGAATTAGATTTTTTAGACATATATTTTAAAATTATTTATTTAATCTTGTTTTAGCTCTCCATTTGTTTATAGGCAAAGTAGAGAGTTGTTGTTTTAAATTTCTTTCTGCAATTTTACAATACGCTTTCTTACCATCAATGCCGATAAACTTTCTGCCAAGCTCAAGAGCTTTTATGCCTGTAGTTCCTGTTCCGCAGAATGGATCAAGAACGATTCCGTTTTTGGGACAACCTGCAAGAATTGGTTTGGTTATTAATCTCGTATTGTATTTCGCATAATGCTTATCATTACTTGGAATTGTGGGAATTGACCAAAAGTCCGTAACATCGCCAGGATTCTTGCCAAGCGGATGACACATCATTTTAATGTCCATATTCATGTAAGAACTTTTTGCTTCTCTGTGTCCATTCCATCCTCTTTTCACTCTTTCAATGGACGATGCTTTGTGCGGTTCACGAATGCTGTCTAAATCGAAATAATATTTTTTATTTTTTGCAAGAAGAAAAATAAATTCGTGTTTCTTGGAAAATCTGTCATGAACGCTTTCGGGCATTCCGTTTGATTTTGCCCAAATAATGTTATTTCTCACGAGCCATCCTCTCTCAGTGCAACCAATAGCAAACCGATGCGGAAGCATTAATAAACTTTTATGAAGCGATTTATTTTTTAATAACATATTTCCGTTTTCTCTGCGCTCCATTGTCGTTTCGCTATTGTATTTCTTTCCTCTGCAAGAACCTGACTGAGTTCCGTAAGTATCGCCAAGATTAATCCAAACAGTTCCTCTTTGTTTTAACACTCGCTTTAATTCATCCATCAGAGACCATAAGTTTTTTAAATATTCATCGGGAGTTTTTTCTAGTCCCCATTGACCTTTAAATTTATAATCCCGAAGTTGCCAGTAGGGTGGAGAGAAGATAACACAATCGATGCATTCGCTTGGAAACTTTTTCAATGTCTCCAGTGCATCACCATGAATAACAGAATTGATTTTTTGTTTTATGTTGAATTTTGATTTTATTTTAAAATTCATTTTATTATTATTAATTCTTTTGTAAGAATTAATTTTGTAAAGTTTCTTTTGTAATACGCATTTTTTGCGTAAGTCCGTGAATATTTTTGCGTAAGTCAAATGCAAAATTTGCGTTAGTTGGGGCAGAATTACCGAGATATTGACTTTCTATCCCCACGTTTTCCGCAACCGCAAATAATGCGTTAGTGGGGCGATAGAAAAGTTTTTGCTGACCTCTTCGCTTTTCGGGAGTGTCCAGCAGTTCGCCTGAATTTGACAAAACAGCGATTAAATTTTTCTTTGATAATATACTGAGAGCGTCATTGATCGCTCTCAATGAACAGCCTGTTTTCATTGCAAGCTGATTGTTTGAAATCCAGTCCAGTTCTTTCCTTTCCGACTTCGTTTTTTTATCTTCCCAACCGAGAGTTTGTCGTATGACTATAAGGAGTACTTTTAATTCTGCAACTTTAAGGTCTTTCAAATAAAAGTCGAACACCGCGTTTGGAACAGGTGTAGTAGATTTTATCTGCATAAGTTTTTTTAATTAACTTTAATAAAAATTAATCTTCCGAATTGATTGTCGGAAGTTTTGGAGTTTTTTCAAATACGTGAAAATCCACCTCCGGCTGATGAAAGAGACGAATGTAAATGCGACCGCTGTCTGTGATTTTCATAATTCCGGATTTATAGAATTTTACTTTTCTTTCGCCGTCTTTTTCATAAACTTTTTTTGTGCAAACATCATATATCTGCATTGTTTGTTTTATGTTTTAAATTTTAACAATAAAATACGACCGATGTTTTGATTAGTTTTATGCACAGCGTTCTATGGAGCGGAATTTTCTGAAAATAATTTCTGATTATTAGTATTGTTTGTCTCATTTCCGATACAAGCGGAAAGACCCTTGCGGGCAATACCAATAAAAAACATTTTTCTTTTTTATGTTCTTTACTGATACCCCACAGGACACTATGCACAAAACAAAAAAACCTATATTTATAAATATAGGCTTTTTGCCCGATAGTTATTTTATCCTAAATAAGATTAACGCTTTGACCACTGAAATGGTGCGATAACTCTTTTCAGAACGAGTAATGCTCTAACGCTTACTCCACTGAAATGGTGTGATAACTCTTTTCGGACTGAACTAAAAAACATATATTTATAATTAGAATATATCACACCTATAAAAAATTTCAAAATGCTAATTTTGTTTTAATACAATAATTTCTTAATGTCAATTATTCGTATCCCGAATTCAACCTCGAAGTGCAACACTAAAGACTTCTAATGGTGTCTTCCATCCAAGCCTTTTTCTAGGTCTGGAATTAAGACTGTATTCGACTTTTAATATCTCTTCTTCAGGTATCGTACTAAAATCTGTTTTCTTTGGAAAGTAATCACGGAGCAGTCCGTTAGCGTTTTCATTTGATCCTCTCTCCCATGAATGATATGGGTGAGCAAAATAACTTTTGATTGAGGTCACTTCTTCAAACAATTTCCAGTCTCGATTTTCTGATCCATTATCAAAGGTCATAGTTCTTTTAACTTTATTTGGCAAATTTCTCATTCTTTTTTGTATAGCAAACACAGTAGCCACACTTGTTCTGTTTTTTAATTTAGTCACAAGATACATACCGCTTTTTCTCTCCAGAAGAGTATTAACTCCAGACTTGTGATTGATTGACTCAACCGAGTCGCTTTCCCAGTCTCCAATTCTTTTTCTGTCTGCAACGATTTTGGGCCTCTCATCTATTGAAAAACCGTTTGGTTTAAAGATTCTTTGACCCTTTCTAGTTCCTTTCTTTTGTCTTCTCTTCTGTTTCCGACGAAGATATATTCTAAGATCTTCACTATGTGTTTTAAGGTATCCATAACCATCGCGATGAATTTGATAGTAAATGAATTGATATATTGCTTCGTGAGAAATTGTTTGCTTAAGATCAATTTTAATTCTTCCAGCTATCTGCTCTGGAGACCATCTTTCTCTCAGGTGTTTGATGACATACGCTTTGATTTCTTTTGTTTTAAGTCTTTCTGCTCTACCTCGGCACCTGCGTTTAAAGAGCGCTCTTTCGTGAGCCAATCTAGGAGTGTACCTTTTATATCCATCTGGAAAATTTCTTCTTAATTCTCTTGATATTGATGTAGGTGAACGATCAAGTGTTTTTGCTATATACCTAATCGATTTCTTCTGCCAAAACAATTCTTGAATTTTTTCGCGCTCCTCAATCCTTAAATGCTTATATTTCATATACTTCTATCTTACTAGAAGTGTTGCACTTACTTGTTGAACTCCCTTATTTAAACATTCTTTCAAGGGTTAGATAAATTTTCAGAAGTGAATTTTTATTTTCTTCCGAAAAATGTAAATCAGGTTTCATAAGATTTGAAAGTTCTTTTGATGTATTTTCATCAAGCGACATCCATTGTCCGCCATTGGGTGTTGTCCTTACTAAAGCTCTGCCGTTAACTTCTTTATAACGATTTGCAAGTTCTTCAAAAGGTATTTTAGATAATATTGAACGATGAATAACTTGCGCTCTGCGTTTATTTACTTTTATGTAGTGCTTTATTGTAGTTCTTTCGGATTCGTGATCCATAACAGATTGGACAGTTTTTATATCAGCTCCGTTTTCTAAAAGATATGTAGCGAGTGTTCTTCGGAAAGTGTGGCTCTTTAGTTTATTTGCAATTTCTGGGTATCCTTCATCTCTTAATTTTTTTCTGAATCTTTGAAAGTGGCTTTTTGCAGTTGATGCAATTAGTGGTTCACCGCAAGAATTAACAAACATTGCTTCGGAAATATCATTGCGTTTTTCTAAATAACTACCAAGCTTTTCTATTGCACGATCAGAAAAAGTAATTTCTCTTTCTTTATTTCCTTTACGAATAACCTTTGTTTTACCAATATCTTTAATTTCGGCAAACTGACATCTTTTAAGTTGAAGTGCTTCATGCAATCTAAGTCCTGTTCCAAACAAAGTTTCAAAAAATGCTTGCATAGTCCACGACATACGGCGACCATGCACACTGCCAGATTCCATCGTTTCCATTATTTTAAAAAGTGTAGCGAGTTCGTAGTCTTCAAATACAGGTTGTTCTTTTGTTCTAACAACAGGCACTTTTATATCACGCCAATCAATAGGAAGCCTTATGTTGCATTCAAGTTGAAGAAAGTCGCAATAACGCCTGAAATATACTATTGCACGTGTTGCGCCGTGTTCTCCGTGATTTCTCCCCGCTTCTTCCAATAATGCGGTATCGGCTCTTTTAATGCTTTTTAATCTTTTATTTTGAATTTCGTGAGGGAAAATATCGTAAAGGTAGCGCCTTTGTTCTCTTATTGTCTTTGCTTTTCTGCCCTTTTGTTTGAGGTAGTTAAAATAACTTTCATATTTATCACTAAACTTTATATAAAACATAGAATGCACAAAACCCGCCTGAGACAATCAAGCGGGTTTGTGCATATGTAAGCTATCACTAGACGAATCCAGTAGCTTACTCATTCCAAGCTAACACCATACAAAAGAAAAGTAAAGTGCTTTCTTGTACACAAATTTTGGCTCGTTGTTGTCTCAACTCCGATATTTTCATATCGGTGCGACCCTTTCGGGCAACGGTTTTTTATATTTAATTTTAATACGACTTCAGAACTATTATGTTCTTCTCAATTTTATTGTCAAGGGAAAAATATTTTTTTGTTTGTATAATTTTTATTTATACCATATTCTTACTCCTTTATGCCAAGAGCAAGTGCCCCTGTGAGTTTTACTATAACTATAAGTGCCATCACGACAAAGAGCTGTTGCTCCATAGTGAGAAACTTTTATTTTAGCTTCAACTGTTGGTGTTGAAGCAATAAACAAACTTCCAATAATTAAAGTTGATAGTATAAATTTTTTCATAAATTAACAAAGCGATATGATTATTTCAATTAAATTAATGTGTTTTATAACTTCATTTTTCATTTTTAACGTTTTTTGTATTTTTTTCAATCCAATTAATTAAGCTTGAATCAACTATAATTTTCTGATTTATAGAATATATATCGTTAACAAACTTTA
It includes:
- a CDS encoding tetratricopeptide repeat protein, giving the protein MSYQAEYFDEKRIFIPVKLLTRIHSQLRLNSGERSMDGISMHLEKYFNDAFKNNHTDLFHQFNALGIGYKSANVERAIKGKKGMQVANKNYEVSYELLDFLSYASWNKSLINVIFDKVLYWGSDTLYSVSIPDYIKTDLKKYLCNEKSSTSGKESIPQLKTEIKHNITSDKITLDVLPNEVIISMSGDFKEFKENAKYKEIISELTSKAFQLREVLFKSVKEGSIILTLEMDDEDTQKLIVAYKEGRLEKFGVFDIKVKKHTHNIKEKNESIGSQKKIAELNDKMVKGYIERLEYSRFEKLIILIFNFCKEFIHFPYFLFEKVIIYVYLLQNDIESAIKHYEKALKLMPGNTNIYESIAILYEKNNNIINAKEYYEKAIIVSPHNVKILTNFANFLEKNFNDKKRAIKLYEEALKIKPLYRPAVIGFSILFKEETNNILQKRIIVKQEDQFNTN
- a CDS encoding DUF5655 domain-containing protein → MKKNKKSKKAVSPKKSNIVANKKNQKTSPKIKAENKKKVDYPDWTKPDHLHDKDCKDLRRFYELYSERKFDVALSFASGLDTIVRDEIPVGIWAEIGGELTPSGEEELQKNKKKTKDEKQPPTSNIANSKYLYILEKGTLQRLPDSYFYDDKEINEAKFYKKSDLEEFVIENYKTLFGENTVIIDNTKSTNEYFPNVFLFDFKEQEKPRIYVIEVNVSDDSLGLIYARITHFIASLKNKNYQNDFLALLCKTIDADKKDKKELQARLKEEQDISGLLSEMLDNRPAILLVKDNENPVLDLMQAVYVETWGKMVRQILIKKYYCGDDKIFSVNQDFADIWKGEKNKKEEVVKITEEDHLNSVSESIRNAYSEIKTALLETDSSLEFNTKKHYISVRKNKNLAFFHLRKKNINLVLMNPEDDTRKQIKHHEIKTLPASVQKFWNGACCALVVDNTDKLNEVIGLLKKVIKNA
- a CDS encoding DNA adenine methylase, producing the protein MKPPLTYYGGKQKLAERIISMIPPHKTYCEPFFGGGAVFFAKPPAELEIINDSNGELINFYRILKTNYKKLAKEIKATLHSREEHENAEVVMKYPKLFSEVRRAWAIWTLANQSFASMLGGTWRCDLQKNSTASRLNNKRNNFTEEYAKRLEQTQIENCDALKVIKLWDSKDTFFYCDPPYFNADMGHYKGYTEQDFENLLKTLAKIKGKFILSSYPSELIEKYTKKYKWHTTKIEGIPVSVSLGKRKTKTEVLTGNYPIKIGFTK
- a CDS encoding site-specific DNA-methyltransferase; this translates as MNFKIKSKFNIKQKINSVIHGDALETLKKFPSECIDCVIFSPPYWQLRDYKFKGQWGLEKTPDEYLKNLWSLMDELKRVLKQRGTVWINLGDTYGTQSGSCRGKKYNSETTMERRENGNMLLKNKSLHKSLLMLPHRFAIGCTERGWLVRNNIIWAKSNGMPESVHDRFSKKHEFIFLLAKNKKYYFDLDSIREPHKASSIERVKRGWNGHREAKSSYMNMDIKMMCHPLGKNPGDVTDFWSIPTIPSNDKHYAKYNTRLITKPILAGCPKNGIVLDPFCGTGTTGIKALELGRKFIGIDGKKAYCKIAERNLKQQLSTLPINKWRAKTRLNK
- a CDS encoding IS30 family transposase → MKYKHLRIEEREKIQELFWQKKSIRYIAKTLDRSPTSISRELRRNFPDGYKRYTPRLAHERALFKRRCRGRAERLKTKEIKAYVIKHLRERWSPEQIAGRIKIDLKQTISHEAIYQFIYYQIHRDGYGYLKTHSEDLRIYLRRKQKRRQKKGTRKGQRIFKPNGFSIDERPKIVADRKRIGDWESDSVESINHKSGVNTLLERKSGMYLVTKLKNRTSVATVFAIQKRMRNLPNKVKRTMTFDNGSENRDWKLFEEVTSIKSYFAHPYHSWERGSNENANGLLRDYFPKKTDFSTIPEEEILKVEYSLNSRPRKRLGWKTPLEVFSVALRG
- a CDS encoding tyrosine-type recombinase/integrase — translated: MFYIKFSDKYESYFNYLKQKGRKAKTIREQRRYLYDIFPHEIQNKRLKSIKRADTALLEEAGRNHGEHGATRAIVYFRRYCDFLQLECNIRLPIDWRDIKVPVVRTKEQPVFEDYELATLFKIMETMESGSVHGRRMSWTMQAFFETLFGTGLRLHEALQLKRCQFAEIKDIGKTKVIRKGNKEREITFSDRAIEKLGSYLEKRNDISEAMFVNSCGEPLIASTAKSHFQRFRKKLRDEGYPEIANKLKSHTFRRTLATYLLENGADIKTVQSVMDHESERTTIKHYIKVNKRRAQVIHRSILSKIPFEELANRYKEVNGRALVRTTPNGGQWMSLDENTSKELSNLMKPDLHFSEENKNSLLKIYLTLERMFK
- a CDS encoding DUF3761 domain-containing protein, which translates into the protein MKKFILSTLIIGSLFIASTPTVEAKIKVSHYGATALCRDGTYSYSKTHRGTCSWHKGVRIWYK